From one Gemmatimonadales bacterium genomic stretch:
- a CDS encoding catalase, producing the protein MADSDKQASGSTTSTGTPAPSDRDSLTIGRDGPILLHDVHFLEQMAHFNREKVPERQPHAKGAGAFGILRVTEDVSAFTRAALFRKGATTDMLARFSTVAGEMGSPDTWRDVRGFSLKFYTDEGNYDLVGNNTPVFFIRDPMKFPHFIRSQKRLPDSGLRDNHMQWDFWTSNPESAHQVAYLMGERGLPRTWRNMNGYGSHTYMWVNAAGEKSWVKYHFHTDQGMAFFTNAEASAMAGSDADFHRRDLFEAIARGDHPSWTLSVQVMPYAEARTYRINPFDLTKTWPHGDYPLIKVGTMTLERNPENFFAQVEQAAFSPGNTVPGIGLSPDKMLLGRAFAYNDAQRNRIGTNFHQLPVNRPRVPVNTYMFDGQMAYEHSGNAPVYAPNSGGRPWADETGSVQDGWESDGEMVRSAYTLRANDDDFGQAGTLVRKVWNDAQRDRFVDQVSGSLLGGVLAPVLERAFQYWKNVDGATGEQIEERVRA; encoded by the coding sequence ATGGCCGATTCCGACAAGCAGGCGAGCGGCTCCACGACGAGCACGGGCACCCCGGCGCCGAGCGATCGCGACTCTCTGACGATCGGCCGCGACGGTCCCATCCTCCTTCACGACGTCCATTTTCTGGAGCAGATGGCGCATTTCAACCGCGAGAAGGTTCCCGAGCGCCAGCCGCACGCCAAGGGCGCGGGCGCTTTCGGGATTCTGAGAGTGACGGAAGACGTCTCGGCGTTCACCAGAGCGGCGCTGTTCCGCAAAGGCGCGACGACCGACATGCTCGCGCGTTTCTCCACCGTGGCGGGAGAGATGGGAAGCCCTGATACCTGGCGGGACGTGCGCGGCTTCTCGCTGAAGTTCTACACCGACGAGGGCAACTACGATCTGGTGGGCAACAACACGCCGGTATTCTTCATTCGCGATCCGATGAAGTTTCCCCACTTCATCCGCAGCCAGAAGCGGCTCCCCGATTCAGGCCTTCGCGACAATCACATGCAATGGGACTTCTGGACCAGCAATCCCGAGTCAGCGCACCAGGTGGCGTACCTGATGGGTGAGCGGGGACTGCCTCGCACGTGGCGGAACATGAACGGTTATGGCTCGCACACCTACATGTGGGTCAACGCGGCCGGCGAGAAGTCCTGGGTGAAGTATCACTTCCACACCGATCAGGGCATGGCGTTCTTCACCAACGCGGAGGCCTCCGCCATGGCCGGCTCCGACGCCGATTTTCATCGCCGCGACCTGTTCGAGGCGATCGCGCGCGGCGACCATCCGAGCTGGACCCTGTCGGTGCAGGTCATGCCCTATGCCGAGGCCAGAACCTATCGGATCAATCCCTTTGATCTGACCAAGACTTGGCCGCACGGGGACTACCCGCTGATCAAGGTCGGCACGATGACGCTCGAGCGCAATCCGGAGAACTTCTTCGCGCAGGTCGAGCAGGCCGCTTTCTCGCCGGGCAATACGGTCCCCGGGATCGGCCTGTCGCCCGACAAGATGCTGCTCGGCCGCGCCTTCGCGTACAATGACGCCCAGCGCAACCGCATCGGCACCAACTTCCATCAATTGCCGGTCAATCGCCCCAGAGTGCCGGTCAACACATATATGTTCGACGGCCAGATGGCTTACGAGCACAGCGGCAACGCGCCGGTCTATGCCCCCAACAGTGGAGGCCGTCCGTGGGCGGATGAAACCGGCTCGGTGCAGGATGGATGGGAGAGCGACGGCGAAATGGTCCGCAGCGCCTATACCCTCCGTGCCAACGACGACGATTTCGGTCAGGCGGGCACGCTGGTGCGCAAAGTCTGGAACGATGCCCAGCGCGACCGCTTCGTCGATCAGGTGTCTGGCAGCCTTCTCGGAGGTGTCCTGGCGCCCGTGCTTGAACGTGCGTTCCAATATTGGAAGAATGTCGACGGCGCGACCGGCGAGCAGATCGAAGAAAGGGTCCGCGCC
- a CDS encoding catalase, with translation MYEQIVDALQALFGVHPGYRAVHAKGIVCEGTFNPASTAASVSRAPHLQDTPVPVTVRFSDFAGVPTVPDGDPLASPRGMAIKFHLPGGIVTDIVAQSYDGFPVRTAEEFLVFVRALAASGPEVPSPTPLADFLASHPQAKRFAEAPKPVPASFATESYYGVNAFRFTNREGVSRAGRYRVRPEAGEEHLDAAEAARRPESFLFEELRERLLRGPARFRLLVQLADEGDPIDDGSLPWPEGRRQVELGTIAVTSRLADNVAVERRLLFDPARLVDGIEVSEDPLPLARSAVYAVAYRRRNDEIQVEVRGVHLCCQGCVDAVDAAVKNVAGVASRCDIEKKTVALTARDGAAAQKALDAIAAAGFHGSTDNARLAMQAASSIPRGRVKRLKVSGIHNCCDLCCAAIKEAIATVDGVTADTATPGATTFEVTGDFPAAALVKALNAAGFSAQVRP, from the coding sequence TTGTACGAACAGATCGTGGACGCGCTGCAGGCCCTGTTCGGGGTTCACCCCGGCTACCGGGCTGTTCACGCAAAAGGCATCGTCTGTGAGGGGACTTTCAACCCGGCGTCGACCGCGGCTTCCGTCAGCCGGGCGCCGCACCTCCAAGACACCCCGGTGCCGGTAACGGTCCGGTTCTCCGACTTCGCGGGCGTCCCCACCGTCCCCGACGGCGACCCGCTGGCCAGCCCGAGAGGCATGGCGATCAAGTTCCACCTGCCGGGTGGGATCGTCACCGACATCGTGGCTCAATCGTACGACGGCTTTCCCGTCCGCACCGCCGAAGAGTTCCTGGTCTTCGTCCGCGCTCTGGCCGCGAGCGGGCCCGAGGTCCCGAGTCCGACACCGCTCGCCGACTTTCTGGCGAGCCATCCGCAGGCGAAGCGGTTCGCGGAGGCGCCCAAGCCGGTTCCGGCCAGCTTCGCAACCGAGTCGTACTACGGCGTGAACGCCTTCCGCTTTACCAACCGTGAAGGCGTGAGCCGCGCCGGCCGATACCGCGTCCGGCCGGAGGCAGGCGAAGAGCACCTGGATGCCGCAGAGGCGGCCCGCCGGCCGGAAAGCTTTCTCTTCGAAGAGCTTCGAGAGAGACTGCTCCGGGGCCCCGCGAGGTTCCGCCTCCTCGTCCAGCTCGCCGACGAAGGCGACCCGATCGATGATGGCTCTCTACCCTGGCCCGAAGGGCGACGGCAGGTCGAGCTGGGCACCATCGCGGTCACCTCCCGGCTCGCGGACAACGTGGCCGTCGAGCGCCGGCTGCTCTTCGACCCGGCCCGGCTCGTGGACGGCATCGAGGTCTCGGAGGATCCACTGCCTCTCGCGCGGTCGGCGGTGTACGCCGTCGCGTACCGGCGTCGAAACGATGAGATCCAGGTGGAAGTGAGGGGCGTCCACCTCTGCTGCCAGGGCTGCGTCGATGCGGTTGACGCCGCGGTGAAGAACGTGGCGGGGGTCGCATCCCGTTGCGACATCGAGAAGAAGACCGTGGCGCTCACGGCCAGGGACGGCGCGGCGGCTCAGAAGGCTCTCGACGCCATTGCGGCCGCCGGCTTCCACGGCAGCACCGACAACGCGCGCCTGGCGATGCAGGCCGCGAGCAGTATTCCCCGGGGCAGGGTGAAGCGCCTGAAGGTCTCGGGCATCCACAACTGCTGCGATCTGTGTTGCGCGGCCATCAAGGAGGCGATCGCGACCGTGGACGGCGTAACCGCCGACACGGCCACTCCGGGGGCGACAACCTTTGAGGTCACGGGCGACTTCCCGGCCGCCGCGCTCGTGAAGGCGCTCAACGCGGCCGGCTTCAGCGCGCAGGTCAGGCCGTGA
- a CDS encoding glucose 1-dehydrogenase, translating into MTGVSLRGKVAIVTGGNSGIGRAIVLELAKQGANLVIDYIMHPEATEALERQVAALDHQAFGVEADVGKVADLERLIDSAVKKFGRLDVMVNNAGIETRTSVLETTEAQYDQVLRTNLKSAFFGTQFAARQMIKQGGGGRIINITSVHEDWPMPGNIAYCLSKGGMRMLTRTAGVELAPHNVLVVGIAPGAVATPINRVTMKDPAMMERLNAAIPLGRMAEPEEIAGVVAFLASDQARYMTSTTVVVDGGMTQQSPGL; encoded by the coding sequence ATGACGGGCGTGAGTTTGAGAGGGAAGGTCGCGATCGTCACCGGCGGCAACAGCGGCATCGGCAGGGCCATCGTCCTGGAGCTGGCCAAGCAGGGTGCGAATCTCGTCATCGACTACATCATGCATCCGGAGGCGACGGAGGCCCTCGAGCGACAGGTGGCAGCGCTCGACCATCAGGCCTTCGGTGTCGAGGCTGACGTCGGCAAGGTCGCCGACCTCGAACGCCTGATCGACAGCGCGGTCAAGAAGTTCGGCCGGCTGGACGTCATGGTCAACAATGCCGGCATCGAGACCCGCACGTCGGTGCTCGAGACGACGGAGGCCCAGTACGACCAGGTGCTGCGGACGAATCTCAAGAGCGCCTTCTTCGGCACCCAGTTCGCGGCCCGCCAGATGATCAAGCAAGGCGGCGGCGGGCGCATCATCAACATCACGTCCGTGCACGAGGACTGGCCGATGCCGGGCAACATCGCCTATTGCCTGTCCAAGGGCGGGATGCGCATGCTGACCCGCACCGCCGGGGTCGAGCTGGCGCCTCACAACGTGCTCGTCGTCGGGATCGCGCCAGGCGCCGTCGCGACTCCGATCAACCGGGTGACGATGAAGGATCCGGCAATGATGGAGCGGCTGAACGCGGCCATCCCGCTGGGCCGCATGGCGGAGCCGGAGGAGATCGCCGGCGTGGTGGCCTTCCTGGCAAGTGATCAGGCGCGCTACATGACGTCCACGACCGTCGTGGTCGACGGCGGCATGACTCAGCAGAGTCCGGGTCTTTGA